The region GCGGGGCACCTCGCTGCAGAAGGACAATCTGGGCGGCGCAGATAAGGATATAGACTGAGATAAGGGCCGTCATCACCTGCTGGGAGCCCCCCTGAGAATGAGGCAATAATGTCAACACATTGAAAATTCATTGAAATTGTATCCTATTTATATTAATATGAGAAAAATAACAGGCTGCGACTGCAGGCTGTATAGTTAAGCGGGAGGCAGAGAAAAAATGGCTAAGTACACTTGGGTCGAGAAGGACACATGCATCGCTTGTGGTGCTTGTGGCGCGACGGCCCCTGATATTTTTGATTACGATGATGAAGGTTTGGCAGAAGTGATCTATGAGAACGACGGCAACCACGGTAATGTAGTGATTCCGGACGACTTGTTCGATGACCTGCAGGATTCAGCTGACGGATGCCCTACAGACTCCATTAAGATTGCAGATGCACCTTTCAACAAAGAGGGCTAAGCTACTGCCGTCTAACATAAAGACATCTCCGGTCCGCAATAAATGCGGCTTGAGGTGTCTTTTTTTGCATCTTTTGCCGATATACAATAGAAGGCAGATACGAATACGTAACCATACCACCAATAGTGGAGGCCAACATGAAGAATGCTCAGCATCTAAAAGCCTATGTACAGATGCATCCGGATAATAAGATGGCATGGTACTTGCTTGGTAAGGAATACTATAAGAACGGCCAGTATGGAAAAGCGAATTACTGCTACAATCAGGCCGGGGAAGTGTATGAGGCATTTGAACGCAGCAAGGTGCCGGCGGAAATGCTGCAGCAGTACGAGGAAGGGCTGCTGGAATCGGCCCGGGAACGGCAGACCGCTAGACTCAAGAAGCGCCGGGTGCTGCTGGCTCTAATGCTGCTGCTGCTCATGCTTATTCCGGCTGCCGTCGCACCGGGAATTCAGCCGGAGAGAGCGGGCACCGCTGCGCCAGCCGCGAATATCTCAGCTGTGCTGCCGCCGGAGAGCGCCGAAGAGACACCGGTAAGTCCGCAAGAACCGGCAAGTCTGGATTTCACGGCGGTAGCGGCGGATGCTGCTGCGGGGGGCGGGGGCCTGGCAGCCATCCTGAAGTCGGCAAAGACGCCTTCCGCCACCGCATTGCTCGGTATGAAGCGCTCGGGCAAATGGCTGCTCTGGAAGAAAGGGTTGCCGCTGGAGGCTACCCTTGCCAAGAGCGGAGAAGGGCGTATAGTTTATCAGTCCTATAATCAGGCAGCGTGCGCATGCCAGCCGCCGGATCCGGCGGAGCTTAAGCAGCAGGGACTGAACTGGCAGAAGCAGCAGGAGGAGCTCGCTGTGCTCTGGAGTGCGCTGCGTACGTACAAGAACAGCAAAGGGGCTTATCCCGAAGCGGTACAGGAATTAGTGAAGCCGTTCCCGGCGAACGTGCTGGGCGGCATCACCCCGCTGATGAAGGAAGCCTTCGCACCGCTGCGCAGTGCCGCACGGGGAGAGGCGCCGCTGCTCTCTGCATCTCCACAGCCGTCAGGAGGCCAAGAAGCAGGTACTCCGGGGCAAGAGCAGACAGGCGGACGTCCGGCGGCGGGGCCGGGGGAGAAGCTTTTTTTCAAACAACCGCTTGCTATCATTGTTGATAAGCAAAACTACCGTCTGGCGGTCACCAGCGGCAATGTAATTCTGCGGAATTATCCTGTGGGACTCGGCGGAGATAAGACACCTGAAGGAGAGTTCTTCATTAAGGATAAGGTCGTGAACCCGAACGGGCGCGAT is a window of Paenibacillus sp. FSL H3-0469 DNA encoding:
- a CDS encoding ferredoxin — its product is MAKYTWVEKDTCIACGACGATAPDIFDYDDEGLAEVIYENDGNHGNVVIPDDLFDDLQDSADGCPTDSIKIADAPFNKEG
- a CDS encoding L,D-transpeptidase family protein, translated to MKNAQHLKAYVQMHPDNKMAWYLLGKEYYKNGQYGKANYCYNQAGEVYEAFERSKVPAEMLQQYEEGLLESARERQTARLKKRRVLLALMLLLLMLIPAAVAPGIQPERAGTAAPAANISAVLPPESAEETPVSPQEPASLDFTAVAADAAAGGGGLAAILKSAKTPSATALLGMKRSGKWLLWKKGLPLEATLAKSGEGRIVYQSYNQAACACQPPDPAELKQQGLNWQKQQEELAVLWSALRTYKNSKGAYPEAVQELVKPFPANVLGGITPLMKEAFAPLRSAARGEAPLLSASPQPSGGQEAGTPGQEQTGGRPAAGPGEKLFFKQPLAIIVDKQNYRLAVTSGNVILRNYPVGLGGDKTPEGEFFIKDKVVNPNGRDNGEFGSRGMQLSDSNYAIHGTNEPDSIGKDESLGCIRMSRKDVEELFAMVPMGTKVQISQGVLPEELVVPEERFPSDSPRNQTNPHKVYHWLN